A portion of the Romeriopsis navalis LEGE 11480 genome contains these proteins:
- the queD gene encoding 6-carboxytetrahydropterin synthase QueD, producing the protein MFTIAKQFHFSASHTIEGVPDDHPCKRLHGHNYIVELILQSESLNDAGFVVDYHDLATFKKIIDTELDHRHLNDVLPCPTTAEHLARYLYQRASKFWPNVVAVRISETPKTWAEYRE; encoded by the coding sequence ATGTTTACGATTGCCAAACAATTTCATTTTAGTGCAAGTCATACGATTGAAGGCGTCCCTGATGATCATCCTTGTAAAAGACTGCATGGACATAATTATATTGTTGAACTAATTCTTCAGTCTGAATCATTAAATGATGCTGGTTTTGTCGTTGACTATCATGATTTAGCAACCTTTAAAAAAATCATTGACACTGAGCTTGATCATCGTCATCTAAATGATGTTCTACCCTGTCCAACGACAGCTGAGCACCTGGCACGTTATCTCTATCAGCGTGCAAGCAAATTCTGGCCAAATGTGGTTGCGGTGAGAATTAGTGAAACACCGAAAACCTGGGCTGAATACCGAGAATAA